One window of the Cryptomeria japonica chromosome 7, Sugi_1.0, whole genome shotgun sequence genome contains the following:
- the LOC131041493 gene encoding protein DUF642 L-GALACTONO-1,4-LACTONE-RESPONSIVE GENE 2-like, which produces MILEERLSVRAFKMGRSIAVVSVIVLQLLSCVIAKDGMLPNGNFEIGPKPSDLKGTLIIGENSLPNWRIKGIVEYIESSHKPGDVMVIVPRGTHAVRLGNDASIISQSVQVKKGSHYSLSFHAARTCAQAESLSISAMPVWGEISIQTIYSSNGWDAYAWGFQAPADSIEFVIHNPGVEEDPACGPVIDAVALKHFRVPRSPKPNLITNGDFEVGPYVFRNASSGVLIPPTREDEVSALPGWDVESPRPVKYVDAYHHHFVVPEGKAAVELIAGKESAIGQTVITVPGKKYDLSFVVGDAGNQCKGELNVVAFAGNQTVEVPYQSQGKGGFKPATLSFTAASDTTKIVFTRAFYTMRSDDGVTFCGPVVDQVTLN; this is translated from the exons ATGATATTGGAGGAAAGATTATCAGTGAGAGCGTTCAAAATGGGTAGATCAATTGCTGTAGTCTCTGTTATTGTACTTCAACTTCTCAGCTGTGTCATAGCAAAAGATG gaATGCTTCCGAATGGCAACTTTGAGATTGGCCCAAAGCCGTCGGATCTAAAGGGCACGCTCATCATAGGAGAAAATTCGCTGCCAAATTGGCGAATTAAGGGCATAGTGGAATACATTGAGTCGAGTCATAAGCCAGGAGATGTGATGGTGATTGTGCCTCGAGGAACACATGCGGTAAGGCTGGGAAATGATGCATCGATCATCAGCCAAAGCGTTCAGGTGAAAAAGGGTTCACATTATTCACTTTCATTTCATGCTGCTCGCACCTGCGCGCAGGCTGAAAGCTTGAGTATCTCCGCAATGCCCGTCTGGGGAGAGATTTCTATTCAGACGATTTATAGTAGTAATGGGTGGGATGCGTATGCCTGGGGATTTCAAGCTCCTGCTGATAGCATtgaatttgttattcacaaccccGGTGTTGAGGAAGATCCTGCTTGCGGACCTGTGATCGACGCTGTTGCTCTCAAGCACTTCAGAGTGCCCAGATCCCCAAAAC CTAATCTGATAACAAATGGAGATTTCGAAGTGGGCCCCTACGTCTTCCGCAACGCGTCATCTGGTGTGCTGATTCCTCCAACCCGGGAGGACGAGGTGTCGGCACTGCCCGGATGGGATGTGGAGTCGCCCAGGCCTGTCAAGTACGTCGACGCCTACCATCACCACTTCGTAGTGCCAGAGGGGAAGGCGGCGGTGGAGCTGATTGCGGGCAAGGAGAGCGCCATTGGACAGACAGTCATAACGGTTCCTGGTAAGAAATACGATCTCAGCTTTGTGGTTGGAGATGCGGGCAACCAATGCAAAGGTGAACTTAACGTGGTGGCTTTTGCCGGGAATCAGACTGTGGAGGTTCCTTACCAGTCTCAAGGAAAGGGAGGCTTTAAGCCCGCTACGCTTTCCTTCACTGCGGCTTCTGACACGACTAAGATTGTGTTCACCAGAGCTTTCTACACCATGCGCAGCGATGATGGCGTTACTTTCTGTGGACCCGTTGTCGATCAAGTCACACTAAATTGA